The Pseudomonas bijieensis DNA window CGAGACCGAGGAAGCCGATTGCATCCGCATCAATCAATGGGTGGAGCGCTCGGTGAGTGATTGCCCCGAGCAATACCTCTGGGCCCACCGGCGCTTCAAGAGCCGTCCGCCGGGTGAGCCGAAGCTGTACGACAAGCGCGGTTGACCCGGCAGTCCGCCATTTTTTTGCAGCACCTTGAGCACGGAGCATTGCGATGACCCCAGCTGAACCGGTTACAGGTTTGATTCTTTCCGGCGGCGGGGCTCGGGCGGCATATCAAGTGGGCGTGTTGGCGGCGATTGCCGAGTTGTTGCCAGACGGTGCGGACAACCCATTCCCGGTGATCGTCGGTACCTCGGCCGGGGCGATCAACGCAGTCAGCCTGGCGAGCGGGGCGATGGACTTCAAGAGCGCCATCGAGCGACTGACGGCGTTCTGGCAAGCGGTGCGCAGCCATCAGGTGATGCGCAGCGACTGGCGCGGCGTGCTGGCCCAGTCAATGCGTTTCATCACCCACAGCCTGCTGGGCCTGGGGGCCAAGTTGCCGGTGGCGCTGATCGACAGTTCGCCGCTGCGCGAACTGCTCCAGGCCCAATTCCACGCCTCGGGCATCGAGCAGGCCATCGTCGAACGGCAATTGCGAGCGGTGGCGGTGACGGCGTTCGGTTATGAGTCCGGCCAGGCCGTCACGTTCTACCAGGGGCGCGGGACCATCGATGCCTGGCTACGCCACCGGCGTATCGGTGTGCCGACGCAGTTGTCGGTGGAGCACCTGCTGGCCAGCTCGGCGATCCCTTTGTTGTTCGCGCCGGTCAGGATCGGCCCGCAATACTTCGGTGATGGCGCGGTGCGGCAATCGGCGCCCATCAGCCCGGCCTTGCACCTGGGGGCCAATCGCGTGCTGGTGATCGGTGTCAGTGGCAACCCCCGTGGTGCCGGCGGGCAGGATCCCACAGAGCGCAGCTACACCGGCCTGCAACCGACCCTGGCGCAGATCGGTGGCCATATGCTCAACAGCACGTTCATTGATAGCCTGGAAAGCGACATCGAGTTGCTCGAGCGCCTGAACGGGTTCAGTCACCTGCTGCCCGATGATGTGCCGGCCCATGCCCTCGGCGCGACACCGGTGGAGGTGCTGGTGATTTCACCCAGCCAGCCGATCGATGAAATCGCTGCTCGCCATCGTCAGGAGCTGCCCCGCGCGTTGCGGGTATTCTTGCGCGGGCCGGGCGCGACCAAGACCAGCGGCGCGGGAGTGCTGAGTTATCTGTTGTTCGAGGCGGGGTATTGCAGCGAGCTGATCGAGCTGGGGCGTCAGGATGCGTTGGCGCAGCGTGAGGAACTGAGTCGGTTCTTGGGGTTGTCCTGAAGCGATGCAAGCAGGTCCGCCGCTATCGCGAGCAGGCTCGCTCCCACAGGGGGGCTTGCGGTGGACGCTGAACTGAGCCCAACACACAAACCAGTGTGTGGGAGCGGGCTTGCTCGCGAAGGCGACTGAACATTCAACATCGATGTTGGCTGACAGTCCGCTTTCGCGAGCAAGCCCGCTCCCACAAAAGCTGTGCGGACGCTTTTAAATCCCAATGAAACAGATCAGAAGTGATACTTCAGCAAGAAGCTGGTATTGCTCTGGTTGGTCTTGAAGCCATCGCTGTCTTCGATCCCGTACTTGTTCTTCCAATAGTCATACTCCACGCCCACATACAACTGCTTGGCGCCGAGCTTCAACGCCTTGCCCAGGTCATACTTGATCTGCGGGTTGATGTGCAGGTTGGCGTGGTAGGTGCCTTTGGAGTTGCTGTCGTTGTCCACCACCCAGTCGATGAAACCGTCGATCAGGATGTCCGATGAACCCACCGGTACGGTGTAGGCCCAGACCGGGGTGATCTGCCAGACGTTGTCGCCGGCGCGTGGGCCTTCGGTCTGGCGGTTGTAGAAGTTCAGCTGGAAGTAGTCGAAGCCGGGGATCGCCAGGTCGAAGCCCGGGCCGATCAGGTAGGACTCGTTGTCGCCTTCGCCGAACTCATAAGTCATGGCCAGCAGCACATCCTTGATCGGGCCCAGTTCCAGCTTCTGGTCGAAGATCTTGCCGAACGACAGGCGCGGGCTGAACTCACCGTAGTAGGTGTTCGGACCGGACTGGCTGTCGTCCTGGCCGTTGTAGAAGATCCGATCGAGGAAGAAGAAATTGTCCCCGTACTTCCAGGCGTCGGCGTGTTCGAAGGTCACGGTCTGCTGGATGCGCGGGTTGACCTGGAAATCCTTGCCATACAGGTAGGTCAGGCTGTTGTTCTGCCACTGGAACAGGTCGTCGGCCATCGCTTGGCCCGCGACCAACAAGGATCCTGCGAGTATCAGGCTGGTACACGTGTGGTTCATTCGGTTGCTCCCAAAGGTAAGTGATACCGCTTTTTTTTCAGGTCAGCGCTCTGGTGTGGCGCTTTTTTCCACGGATAAAAACATCCGTTCGGTCAGCTTTTCGCTTGTGGCAGGTGCTGATAGCAAGAGCTGAGCCAAGGCCGTAAAAAGCTCGTCCAGCTATTTGGAAAAGTCGAAAAGGTGTTTTCCAGGGACGCCCGATATCCCCCGCGATGCCGGGATAAGTTGGCGTGTCGGTCAGGATCCGATGATTTTTCTACGGCACCCGGATGCGAACGGCCGCGCAGGATACGGGCTTGCCCTGATGGGCTCAAGTGCCCTGCAACGGCGCATTCGCGGCGAATTTGGGGCGCGGCTCAGTTGGTCCGCGCGCCTTGGTTGATCCACGCGCCGATCAGATCGCGTTCCTGCTGGGTCATCTGGGTGATGTTACCCAGCGGCATGATCTGGCTGGTCACGGCCTGGGCCTGGATGCGCGCGGCTTGCTGCTGGATCTGCTGCGGGGTATCGAACATCACCCCACCCGGCGCCGCACTGAACAACGGGCTGGTGGGCTTGGCCGAGTGGCAGACCGAACAGCGTTCCTGGATCACACTGTGGACCTTCTCGAACGAAGGGCCCTGGGCGTTGGCGGCCTGAGCGGGCGCCGATACCGGTGCGGCGGGTGCCGTCGCCGGTTTAGTGCCGCCACCCACTGCCGTTTCCGGTGGCGGTTGGTACTCGATCACGCCGGGTGCCTTGGCCACCTCCGGTGTGCTGGGCATGGGCTTGGGACCGGTGACATACGCCAGGCAGATCATCGCCAGGGCACCGACCGGCAGCGTCCAGGCAAACCGGTTGCTGTCATGGCGGGTGTTGAAGTAATGGCGCACCAACACCGCCGCCACGGCGATCCCGGCCAGGATCAGCCAGTTGTACTGGCTGCCGTAGGTGCTCGGGAAGTGGTTGCTGATCATGATGAACAGCACCGGCAAGGTGAAGTAGTTGTTGTGGCGCGAACGCAACAAGCCCTTGGCCGGCAATGCAGGATCGGGCGTGCGGTTCTCGGCGATGGCGGCTACCAGTGCGCGCTGGGCCGGCATGATGATGCGGAACACGTTGCCGACCATGATTGTGCCGATGACCGCACCCACGTGCAGGTAGGCACCGCGACCGCTGAACACTTTGCTGAAC harbors:
- a CDS encoding patatin-like phospholipase family protein → MTPAEPVTGLILSGGGARAAYQVGVLAAIAELLPDGADNPFPVIVGTSAGAINAVSLASGAMDFKSAIERLTAFWQAVRSHQVMRSDWRGVLAQSMRFITHSLLGLGAKLPVALIDSSPLRELLQAQFHASGIEQAIVERQLRAVAVTAFGYESGQAVTFYQGRGTIDAWLRHRRIGVPTQLSVEHLLASSAIPLLFAPVRIGPQYFGDGAVRQSAPISPALHLGANRVLVIGVSGNPRGAGGQDPTERSYTGLQPTLAQIGGHMLNSTFIDSLESDIELLERLNGFSHLLPDDVPAHALGATPVEVLVISPSQPIDEIAARHRQELPRALRVFLRGPGATKTSGAGVLSYLLFEAGYCSELIELGRQDALAQREELSRFLGLS
- a CDS encoding outer membrane protein OmpK codes for the protein MNHTCTSLILAGSLLVAGQAMADDLFQWQNNSLTYLYGKDFQVNPRIQQTVTFEHADAWKYGDNFFFLDRIFYNGQDDSQSGPNTYYGEFSPRLSFGKIFDQKLELGPIKDVLLAMTYEFGEGDNESYLIGPGFDLAIPGFDYFQLNFYNRQTEGPRAGDNVWQITPVWAYTVPVGSSDILIDGFIDWVVDNDSNSKGTYHANLHINPQIKYDLGKALKLGAKQLYVGVEYDYWKNKYGIEDSDGFKTNQSNTSFLLKYHF
- a CDS encoding urate hydroxylase PuuD; this encodes MEAHMLEWLNLSVRWVHMITGVAWIGASFYFVWLENNLNRVNPRSGLAGDLWAIHGGGIYHLEKYKLAPPSMPDNLHWFKWEAYFTWMSGIALLCVVFYWNPTVYLLAPGSGLSGPEGVALGIGSLFVGWFVYSFLCDSALGKRPALLGLILFVLLVAAAYGFSKVFSGRGAYLHVGAVIGTIMVGNVFRIIMPAQRALVAAIAENRTPDPALPAKGLLRSRHNNYFTLPVLFIMISNHFPSTYGSQYNWLILAGIAVAAVLVRHYFNTRHDSNRFAWTLPVGALAMICLAYVTGPKPMPSTPEVAKAPGVIEYQPPPETAVGGGTKPATAPAAPVSAPAQAANAQGPSFEKVHSVIQERCSVCHSAKPTSPLFSAAPGGVMFDTPQQIQQQAARIQAQAVTSQIMPLGNITQMTQQERDLIGAWINQGARTN